GTTTTGGGTGACCCGTTCGAGGGTGAGACCAATTATAGAATTTTCAGGAATAAAAACAAGGGGTCATCGGCAAAAAAATTCACTTTTTTTCATTTTTTTCGATAAAAACGGGTTCTATCCAGCTTCTACATCATGATATTCACATTCTATTCACCTATTTTTTAGGACCATAAAATTTCAACAAGGCAGATTTAGCCTTTTGCCCCCTATTTTTTATAAAAAATTTTTCGGCGAGCGTTCAAAAAAACGCTTTTTTGCACCTAATCCAGTCGTTTTAAGACAAATTCTACAGGATTTGCGCACGTATCCAAGTCCATTTCGGTGGATTTCACCTGCCAACGGAACCAAGTCAACTGCCTTTTTGCATAATTTCGCGTCTTTCGCTTTACTTCTTCAAGAACAGTCTTTACCTGAATGCCGTCGTTTGCACACAAAAGTTCTTTATAGCCAAGACTTTGCCAAGCCGGAGCATCGAGCGGCACCGTTTTAGCAAGTTCATGAATTTCATCGAGCCAACCATCAGCTATCATCTGGTCCACACGAGCATCAATCCTTGCATAAAGATTTTCGCGAGCGCGGTTCAGCCAGAACACCGGCAGTTCCCCTATCCCACCTTCGCGTTCCTTTTGCCATTCCGAAAGCTTGCGGCCGGTCAACTGATAGACTTCCAAAATGCGAATAATGCGCTGCACATTATTTTCTTCTACCTTTTCCATAGCTTCGGGGTCCACTTCCTTCGCTTTTTTATACAAACTATTACTTCCAAACTTTATGGCATCTTCTTCGAATGATTTTCGAATCGATTCATCAATTTTTGGAATTTGCGGAAGCCCAAGCATTAAAGACTGGAGATAGAGGCCTGTACCGCCAACCAAGATATAATTCTGGTCCGGATTTTCAGACAAAAGCTTTTTCACATTTGCACAGAAGTCGCCAGCAGAGTAAACCTTACGCGGATCGAGGAAATCAATCTGGTGGTGTTTTACCCGAGCCATATCTTCAAGAGATGGCTGCGCGGTTCCAATAGCAAAGCCCTTGTATATCTGACGGGAATCTACGCCAATGATTTCGGCGTTAAAGCGTTCCGCCAGTTCCAGTGAAAGGCGAGACTTGCCAACACCAGTAGCTCCAACAAGTGCAAAGAGAATAGGCATGCGCTCAATGTAGTTATATTTGTAGGCGTAATGATTAAGCTTAAACACATTGTCGCTCTTTTTTTAGCATCGGGGATTTTTGCCGGCTTGGCATTTTTTTTGAACAACCAAGACAACGCATACTTCTTTCTCGAAAAAATAGAGGAAACCACAGGCATAAGCCCTCCCGATGCAGTAACAATTGTGAACGACACGACTCCTTTCGAAAAAGGTTTGCAAGACGAACTGAAAATAATCTCATCGAATTATTCTAAAAGATCCAAGCGAAATATTTGGACACTTGCTCGCGGAAAGACAATCGTTGTCTATTTAATGCAGGCTCAAAAGTTTATCCAAAAACGAGGCGGTACAATCCTCTTGATGGAAGAACTCAATGATAATCCAAATTCTTATCAATCCGCAAAGGTGGAAATTTTAACGCCCAAAGGCGATTCGCTTCATCTGACACTTCAGGTTTCGGACAATATTTTCATGAAGAATGCATCACTGATGTCGATTGCATTCCAAACGACGAGCCTCACGCAAGAGATTATTGAAAAACTAAACCATCTAGATTTTCCATTCGACTTGCTTGTTCCGCCATTCGGCCTAAACGACGATTTCTACAAGGATTTAAATAAAATAACCAACAAAGAAATCGTTCTATGGCTAGCCATGGAATCAACTAAATTAAATAAAGTCCACAACAAGCTTCGCCCGCTTCGCATCCACCATACCGAAGAACAAATCGAAGAAACCATCAACGATGCAAAAGAAATCCTTCCAAACGCAGCAGGCATCGCCACTCGCTATGGGGAACAGGCGGTCAAGCACAAGCAACTGTTACAGGCCATTCTAAAACCAGCCGAAAAGAAGGACATGTGGTTTTTAGATTTATCCATGGAAGAACGAACCGTCGTTCCGCAATCTTGCAAAGACTTTGAGATTATCTGTAAAATAGCGTTCCCGTACAATCCGGACAACAGTTCCGTTGAGGATTATGTCCACCAAAAACTCAGGGAAGCGCCCAAAAGCGGAACATCTATCATGATTCTCCCGCTGACAGAACAAAATTTGTCTAAAATTGAGGACATCGCCAAAAAGGCAGCCAAGCAAGGCACGACCCTCGTTGACTTATCGACTTTATTCAATTCTAAATAGGAGAGCTTATGTCTATCAAACTCGGTGTAAACGTGGACCACATTGCTACAATCCGTGAAGCCCGTAAAGGCAAGGAACCCGACCCAGTCGCCGCCGCTATGATCGCGGAGCTCGCCGGTTGTAACGGGATTACCGCCCATCTCCGTGAAGACAAGCGCCACATCCAGGACAGAGACATCAGACTCCTCCGCGGAATCGTTACGACAAAATTGAATCTTGAAATGGCTCCGGCTCAGGCAATGGTGCAGTTTGCCATCAACCGCCAGCCCGATATGGTGACTCTTGTCCCGGAAGTCCACACCGAACTATCCACAGAAGACGGACTGAACGTTTCAGCAAAGATCGACGAACTCGCCAAGTACGTCATGACGCTCAGGAACAACGATATTCTCGTAAGCGTATTCATTGATGCCGAAACCGAACAGGTTAAAGCAGCAAAGAAGGTCGGCGCAAACTTTGTGGAATTCAACACCGGCAAGTACGCGACGGCATTCGAACTCGGCAGCCGCGAAGAAGTCGATCGTGAAATTTCGGCATTGCAAGACATGACTGTTCTCGCCCACAAGTACGGCTTGAACGTTCTCGCCGGACGCGGGCTCAACTACAGAAACGTGCAGCCAGTTGCCAAAATTGACGGGATTGACGAAATCATTATCGGGCACAGCATCGTGAGCCGCGCAACACTAGTCGGCATGGAACGCGCCGTGAAAGAAATGCTCGAAGCGATTAGGCATTAGCGGCTTTTGCGCTCTGGGCACGCTCGTAAACTCGCTCTGAGGTCGCTTCGCTTTGGGGTCGCCTTGCTCTGCAAGGCTTTGGGCATTTCTAATTCAATAACCTCATACCTCAAAGGGAGCCGTAGGCGACCGAGCCCATAGCCCATACCGCTCTAATAATCCCTATATTCCACGTTTTCCAGCACAAGCCCCTGCGGGGGCGCCCATGTGCGTTCACCTTTGAACTGCTTGGCGAAAATTTGATTGACCGTTCCTTCGGGATAGCGGCCTCGCCCGACATCAAAGAGTGTGCCGACCATGGCACGAACCTGACGATGCAAAAAACGATTCCCTTTGATATGGAACATGCAACTCCAGTCGTTCAAACGTTCCAAGCGGAATTCGCTTAACGTACAAAGCGTTGACTTTCCATCGTTTCGCGGAATACAGAAATCAATAAAATCATGTTCGCCAAGGAACGAAGCCGCCTCGCGGCCCATCGCCTCGATATCGAGATTGAGCGAACCGCACTCCCAACCAAAGTCACGCATCAACGCCACAGGTCGTGTAAAAATCGTGTACTGGTAATAGCGCAACACAGCGTCGTAGCGTGCATTGAAGTCCGGGGCGCAAGCTTCCAAATCGCGAATACGGATAAGACGTTTTGTAAGACCGTTGACAGAACGAACAACCTTCATCGGATCAAGTTCACCGTCAAAATCAAAATGAACACACTGCCCACGAGCATGCACGCCGGTATCCGTCCGGCCCGACCCCGTTACGCGGATTGGCGTACGCAAGGCAATCGACAACGCCTCTTCGAGCGTAGATTGCACCGTTACAAACCGGAGTTTGCCTCCGCAATTTTGTTCTTGCCAGCCGTAAAAAGCGCTGCCTAAATATTCACAACGAAAGCGGTAACGCATTAGTTACCTGCTTCTACAGCTTCCTTGATAACAGCTTCGACCTTCGCCTGAGGAATCTTTAGCTTCGAAGCAATTGCCGAAGCCGGGAAGCCTCTGCGGGACATTTGCAAGACTTTGCTATTCACCGACGATTCGCGATCGAATCGGTTCATTTCAAGCGGATGTGCGACTGCCGTAGCTACAACTTCGGGTCTTGGTGGGGTTTGTTCCTTTGCACGAACCTTTGTACGGTCGTGGTGCAGCACATCAGAAAGCGACTGCATGGCCGAGGTAATACGTTCTCTTGCGGTCGGACGGAGCACCGTCTTTCCGTTAAACGGAGATGTCAAAATTCGATTTTCGGGAACTCCATGTTCATCTTCAAACGCAGCCTTCGAAGCGTCTCCGGACTTCGTTTGAAGTTCCATCGTCTCGCGACGTCTGGCTGCAAATTCTTCAGCTTCGTCAATAATGGACTTTTTAGGAGAATGAATACGAGTCGTTGCAATCGTTTCAGAATCGTCAATAGCAGGAAGCTCGCCAGTTTCTCTTGCTTTTGCAAGTGCTTCCATCATTCGAGTCTCAACCACTTTTTTGCGGTGGATAAGCACAAGCACGAGAATTACACAGCAGAGAAGTACGGAAAGCGTACCACCGATAATCCAAAGCCATACGCCTCCAGAAAAACCGCCCACGTTTTCTTCGGGCGTTTCTGTTTCACTCGCCGTATTTGACCGCATTGCCGAAAGATCTTCCCAAGCATTGGAAAGTTCATCGCGAATTTTCACCTGAGAATCGACATTACCCTGAGCATTCCACAAGGCCATTTCCAACGAATCAATCTTGGCGCGCGTCTGCATGTACCGATTAACATCGAACGATGAAGACGAACCAGAAAAATCAACTTTGAGATAAACAATTAAGGCACAAGCCAAAACAAAAAGAATAACTGGAGCTGCGTATTTCTTCATACCAGGAAATCTAGAAATTATTCCCGTAACATTTTCATTTTGAAAGTTCGACACGGAACAAAACCTCTTTTTTACATACTTGCCATTAATTGTAGAAAAATTCACAACGGTTCATTGAGAGTTTCACAACACTTTTCAACACGAAAAGCCCCAAAAAACGATAATCGACCTCAACATTAAATACCTTTATGTTCAAGAACTCTTTGTTCTCCTCCTAACCCCAAAAAAAACACCATAGCCCCAACAGCTATGGTGTTTTTTCCTTTTTGTCGCAATTTCGGCAAACCCATTCCATTTTATACTGTTAATAAATGCACTTTTTAGCTTCCAATCGCTCAAAACAAGACTTTTTGGAAAAAGTTTTTATAGTTTCAAGCTATGCAGCCGCAAGCACTTAGATTGTCCCGAATTACGATTTCAAATCTCCGCTCCATACAGCGCGAGACGTTTCCGCTTAGTGATTTTACCGCCTTAATTGGATACAACAATGCCGGAAAAACGAATATTTTGATGGGTATTCGTTGGTTACTGGCACATTTTTCGCTAGACATCTCGTATTTTGACGACCCGAACCACCCCGTCGAAGCCGAAGGGATTTTTGAGGGTATTACAGAACAAATTTTGAACCGCCTTGGCGACGAAAAAGCGGCCGAACTCATGCCGTACCTTTCGGGCACCACACTCCGCGTCAAGAAAGTCCAACGCATTCCGGGCGAACTCCCCGGCAACATTGAATTTTGGGCATTCAGCCCTACTAACGGCAAGCGGAAAGGCAAAGATTGGGTCCGCGTCAACGACCACTTTATAACAGCGTTCAACCGCATATTCCCGGAATCCATCGCAATTTGGGATTTTGAAGGGAACAACGCCTACACAAAATTGATGCACGAGATTTTCAAGCCGCTCGAACGCAAATTCGGTGGCGAACTGAGTCAAGTCATCGAACAATTTACGGAATTGCTCGCCCCCGGAAGCGACAAACGAGCCGACGAAATCCAGGCGTTCGACAAAGAAGTCAACGCAGCGCTGCGTCCGCTATTTCCAAGCGTTAAAGTGGAGCTCGATATTCCCGTGCCAACTCTTGAAACATTCCTCAAGAGCGCAACGATTAAGGTCGTTGACGAAGATGACGGTTTCGAGCGCGATATTTCGCGCATGGGCGCTGGCTCGCAACGAGCCATCCAAATGGCGCTTGTCCGTTACCTCGCCGAAATCAAGAAGCACCACAACAATCATTACCTGAGCCGCAAGCTTTTGCTGATTGATTCGCCGGAACTGTTCTTGCATCCGCAAGCAGTTGAGCTCGTGCGTGTGGCATTGAAGAACCTTTCGAACGAAGGCTACCAAGTTATATTCGCAACGCATTCCGCACAGATGGTCACGAGCGAAGATGTAAGTACGTCTCTCTTGATCCGCAAGAACAGGGAACGCGGCACGTTCATGCGCAAGCGAATGGAAGATGCCGTTCGCCAAGTCGTGAAAGATGCGCCGAGCCAATTGCAAATGCTGTTTAGTTTGTCTAACAGCAACGAGCTTTTATTCGCCGATTACGTACTCCTTACCGAAGGTAAAACGGAATGGCGTGTGCTACCCGCCCTTTTCGAGCGCATTACCGGGCAATCTTTTGCACTAATCAAGTGCGCGCTCGTGCGTCAAGGCGGCGTAAGCAACACCCGCAAGAGTATGCAGGTTTTGAGCGCCATGGACATTCCCGTGCGCGCCATTGTCGATTTGGACTACGCGTTTACCACGGCAACTCGCGATGGATTCTTGAGCGCCAATGACCCGGATATTACCGAGTGCCGTAACTTGTTCCGCGAGCTTGCCTGCCACAACCATTTGCGCTTGGTGAACGGCCTCCCCGTCAACAAACACAGCAATATCAGCGCTTCCACTGCTTATGCAATGATGGCCTCTATGCCAGAAGCCGAACGCCCCATCCGCAATATCCACAACAAACTTTGCGAGCAAGGCATTTGGGTCTGGACTCGTGGCGCAATTGAAGAACACCTTGGGCTAAATGGCAAAAACGAGATGGTATGGCGCAATTTTATTGAACGCAGCAAGTCCAAGAACTTTGTGCAGACGCTCCCCGATTACGAAGGCATTGAAGCGTTGTGCCAATGGATTATCAACGGGAGCCGCGGGCAATTCTAAGAATTTCACAGCGAAGCAAAAAGGAGTGCGCATTTCTGCGACACTCCTTTTTTTTCAACATTTCCCCAAAACAACGTCTAAGGCGACAACCGCAAAACACATTTTACAGAATAAAAAACACTTTTTCGTCTTTTTTTTACGTAAGAAACAGTGAAAAACTGGAGTTTCTTACGTAATTTTTCATACAAAATAATCAACCGTAACAAAAAAAATGGACATAATTCTAAATTTTTTTGATAAAATTTCTAAAAAAGGAGGGGGAATTAGAGTTTTAGCCCCTCATGCGACCAAAAAACAACGTTAAAAGCGCAAACAATCACAAACAACGTTAAAATTTTACGTAAAAAAGTTAAATAAACAGGGCTTTTTCACGTAAAAATCGCCATTTTTTCAAAATCAGCTTTTTTTAGCCTCCCCAAAACAGCTGATGCCGGCATTAGGGCCGGCACAACAGCTTAAGAACTTGAACCCGCTCTTTGCCAGCGGATCATCAACGGAAGTTGGGAATCGTTCTAAAAACAGCAAAGCCCGCGCGAGGACAGGCGCGGGTATGACAATTATTTTGCGGGCTTTTACGCTTTAGATGCTATCGATAACGTTGTTGAACGCTTCAACCGGACGCATCCACTTCTTGAGAAGGTCTGCGTTCGGAACGTAGTATCCTCCGATATCGGCAGGCTTGCCCTGTTCCGCAGCGAGGGCAGCGACGATTTCGCTTTCCTTCGCGGAGAGCGCGGCACGATGGAGAGCATCTTTGCAGAAGTACCGACTTCGAGAATCGGGAACAAGTCCGTGAGGTAGTCGCACATCACGTTACCGGTAACACCGATTGTA
The nucleotide sequence above comes from Fibrobacter succinogenes. Encoded proteins:
- the miaA gene encoding tRNA (adenosine(37)-N6)-dimethylallyltransferase MiaA; this encodes MFKLNHYAYKYNYIERMPILFALVGATGVGKSRLSLELAERFNAEIIGVDSRQIYKGFAIGTAQPSLEDMARVKHHQIDFLDPRKVYSAGDFCANVKKLLSENPDQNYILVGGTGLYLQSLMLGLPQIPKIDESIRKSFEEDAIKFGSNSLYKKAKEVDPEAMEKVEENNVQRIIRILEVYQLTGRKLSEWQKEREGGIGELPVFWLNRARENLYARIDARVDQMIADGWLDEIHELAKTVPLDAPAWQSLGYKELLCANDGIQVKTVLEEVKRKTRNYAKRQLTWFRWQVKSTEMDLDTCANPVEFVLKRLD
- a CDS encoding divergent polysaccharide deacetylase family protein, which gives rise to MIKLKHIVALFLASGIFAGLAFFLNNQDNAYFFLEKIEETTGISPPDAVTIVNDTTPFEKGLQDELKIISSNYSKRSKRNIWTLARGKTIVVYLMQAQKFIQKRGGTILLMEELNDNPNSYQSAKVEILTPKGDSLHLTLQVSDNIFMKNASLMSIAFQTTSLTQEIIEKLNHLDFPFDLLVPPFGLNDDFYKDLNKITNKEIVLWLAMESTKLNKVHNKLRPLRIHHTEEQIEETINDAKEILPNAAGIATRYGEQAVKHKQLLQAILKPAEKKDMWFLDLSMEERTVVPQSCKDFEIICKIAFPYNPDNSSVEDYVHQKLREAPKSGTSIMILPLTEQNLSKIEDIAKKAAKQGTTLVDLSTLFNSK
- a CDS encoding pyridoxine 5'-phosphate synthase yields the protein MSIKLGVNVDHIATIREARKGKEPDPVAAAMIAELAGCNGITAHLREDKRHIQDRDIRLLRGIVTTKLNLEMAPAQAMVQFAINRQPDMVTLVPEVHTELSTEDGLNVSAKIDELAKYVMTLRNNDILVSVFIDAETEQVKAAKKVGANFVEFNTGKYATAFELGSREEVDREISALQDMTVLAHKYGLNVLAGRGLNYRNVQPVAKIDGIDEIIIGHSIVSRATLVGMERAVKEMLEAIRH
- the truA gene encoding tRNA pseudouridine(38-40) synthase TruA, whose protein sequence is MRYRFRCEYLGSAFYGWQEQNCGGKLRFVTVQSTLEEALSIALRTPIRVTGSGRTDTGVHARGQCVHFDFDGELDPMKVVRSVNGLTKRLIRIRDLEACAPDFNARYDAVLRYYQYTIFTRPVALMRDFGWECGSLNLDIEAMGREAASFLGEHDFIDFCIPRNDGKSTLCTLSEFRLERLNDWSCMFHIKGNRFLHRQVRAMVGTLFDVGRGRYPEGTVNQIFAKQFKGERTWAPPQGLVLENVEYRDY
- a CDS encoding ATP-dependent endonuclease, whose product is MQPQALRLSRITISNLRSIQRETFPLSDFTALIGYNNAGKTNILMGIRWLLAHFSLDISYFDDPNHPVEAEGIFEGITEQILNRLGDEKAAELMPYLSGTTLRVKKVQRIPGELPGNIEFWAFSPTNGKRKGKDWVRVNDHFITAFNRIFPESIAIWDFEGNNAYTKLMHEIFKPLERKFGGELSQVIEQFTELLAPGSDKRADEIQAFDKEVNAALRPLFPSVKVELDIPVPTLETFLKSATIKVVDEDDGFERDISRMGAGSQRAIQMALVRYLAEIKKHHNNHYLSRKLLLIDSPELFLHPQAVELVRVALKNLSNEGYQVIFATHSAQMVTSEDVSTSLLIRKNRERGTFMRKRMEDAVRQVVKDAPSQLQMLFSLSNSNELLFADYVLLTEGKTEWRVLPALFERITGQSFALIKCALVRQGGVSNTRKSMQVLSAMDIPVRAIVDLDYAFTTATRDGFLSANDPDITECRNLFRELACHNHLRLVNGLPVNKHSNISASTAYAMMASMPEAERPIRNIHNKLCEQGIWVWTRGAIEEHLGLNGKNEMVWRNFIERSKSKNFVQTLPDYEGIEALCQWIINGSRGQF